CGTGAGCGAAAGCCGGTAGGCAAGCCCCCGCCGCCTATTCTTCCCCGGGATCCTGGACATGTACGTCTCCGTAACTGGGAATGGATCGGATGATTCCGGCATCGGCGAGAGCTTGCGCCACCCGGTCATAGTCCACCCGGTCAAGACGCCCGGGCGGGCGGTTGAGGCCGGCCGGCCGGATAAGATCTTTCATCCGGGCGAGCATCCAGCGCTGGTGGGTCCTGCTGCTGTTGATCTTCGCCTCCTCCACGTATTTCATGACGATGTCCAGCGCCTCTTCGGGGTGTTCGAAGGCATACGACCACCCTTCCAGGGTCGCCGCGGCGAAGGACCGGCATACCTCCGGGCTGCGAAGGCAGAGCTCTTCCCGACACCAGATTCCGTCCTCGGGAAAGTTTAACCCGTGATCGGCCATGGCAAAAACCGAGAGTTCTTCCTCATTGAGGCCTGCATTGAGCATGGTATGGTACTCGTTATAGACCATGGCGGAAGCGGCATCGACGCCGCCCCGCAGGAACAGGTTCGGCGTGAAGGTCTGCGGCACAATGTCCGGATGAACATTGTATCTTCGGAAGAAGGCCAGTTGCTGAGCCCGGGAATGCTCCCACACGCTGACGGTTTTCCCTTCAAAGTCCGCAGGATTGAGGATCCCGCCGGACTTTCTGGCCACCAGCAGAACCCCCGAGCGCTGCACAATCTGGGCAACATGGACCAGCTTCAGCCCCCCGTTACGCAGTCGAATCCCCTCGGCCAGGAAAAGTGTCGCAAAGTCCGCCTTTCCCTTGCGGAACGCCTCTTCAGGGGACGCCCCGGGACCTCCGCGCAGCAGAACCAGGTTGATTCCACGGTTGCGGTAGAAGCCCTTTTCCATCGCCACGAAATGTCCGGCAAACTGGGCCTGGGGAAACCATTGGGGCAGGAATGTGACCCGCCGGGGGGATCCTGCGAAGGCGGAAGGAAGCGTGGCAAGCCAGAGGAATGCAATCACCACGGCCGTAACGGACAGCCTCCTTCCGAACGGCGATCTTGGCCCGCGGAGGACGGACAGCGCTGGCGACACGGATGGACAACCTTCAGGGGAAGAGATCCCGCGACGGAGACAACGGCGCATTGCCTGCCGCCGGCGGGGAAAAATGAAATGGCGGAGAGAGGGGGATTCGAACCCCCGGTACACCTTTTTGGGGCATACACACGATTTCCAGTCGTGCCCTTTCGGCCGCTCAGGCATCTCTCCGCTTAAAGATCAGAACCGGCATTTACTTGGAACGGGGACTTGCGCGTGGCGAGACCGTCGGCCGGATACGGGATGAATGAAATGGCGGAGAGAGGGGGATTCGAACCCCCGTGGGAGCTTTTGGCCCCCAAATCGATTTCGAGTCGATCCCGTTACGACCACTTCGGTATCTCTCCGCTCAATCTTGTTTCGGCTGTTCCGAAATGTCGTGGTTTTTTACCCTTTTCCCGCGGAAAAATCCACTCAAAATTTCTCCGCACCGTACCTGCAGAACACCCCCTGTCACCTCGGGCCTGTGATTGAAAAAACCGTCATCAAAAAGCCTCCACCGGGAAACGACGGCTCCCCCCTTTGGGTCGGCGGCGCCAAAGACGACCCGGCGGATCCTGGCATGGACAACGGCCCCCACACACATGACGCAGGGTTCCAGCGTAACGTAGAGGGTCGCATCCGTCAGGCGATAGTTACCCAAGGCTTCACAGGCCCTGCGGATGGCCAGGATCTCCGCATGGGCGGTCGGATCGAGGAGGCCCTGCGGCCGGTTGTGGGCCCGGGCGATCAGGGTGCCTCCGCAAGAAACCACCGCGCC
Above is a window of Syntrophaceae bacterium DNA encoding:
- a CDS encoding ABC transporter substrate-binding protein, translated to MVIAFLWLATLPSAFAGSPRRVTFLPQWFPQAQFAGHFVAMEKGFYRNRGINLVLLRGGPGASPEEAFRKGKADFATLFLAEGIRLRNGGLKLVHVAQIVQRSGVLLVARKSGGILNPADFEGKTVSVWEHSRAQQLAFFRRYNVHPDIVPQTFTPNLFLRGGVDAASAMVYNEYHTMLNAGLNEEELSVFAMADHGLNFPEDGIWCREELCLRSPEVCRSFAAATLEGWSYAFEHPEEALDIVMKYVEEAKINSSRTHQRWMLARMKDLIRPAGLNRPPGRLDRVDYDRVAQALADAGIIRSIPSYGDVHVQDPGEE
- a CDS encoding nucleoside deaminase, translated to MDGEDPVEGVAWPGDEAFMALAVEEALQAEAEGEVPVGAVVSCGGTLIARAHNRPQGLLDPTAHAEILAIRRACEALGNYRLTDATLYVTLEPCVMCVGAVVHARIRRVVFGAADPKGGAVVSRWRLFDDGFFNHRPEVTGGVLQVRCGEILSGFFRGKRVKNHDISEQPKQD